Within the Osmerus mordax isolate fOsmMor3 chromosome 21, fOsmMor3.pri, whole genome shotgun sequence genome, the region TCAGTACTTAACAGCCAATCTTGGTTGATGAGTAGGTTAGATACTCCTCCATCATCTCTGTCGTCACTGTACTGACACACCTGTtctgtcccctcccccttccactgTGTCAAGAATGTGTGGATTTgctccatggtgtgtgtgtgtgtgttgtgatcctACCTTCTCCTGCAGAGTTGGACGTAGTAGGGAGGCCCTTGTCACGGTcccatctcagacacacactctcctgcccAGTCCCACAGAGACAAGGACAGGCAGGAGGACAAGGGACACAGGGGACAAGAAAGCATTCTACCTCATTCCCTTGTCACTCCCCTACAACCAAGCCCAAGGAACTCTCCAGATTTTTGGCATGCAATTTAATTAATCTATTCCTTGTCTAGTGCATGGACTGGAATGTGTGCGGTCTGGCCTTTGGCCTTTGCTAACTTTCCTTGTTGTGCGTAGAATGCAAGACGAGGGTATTTGAAGTGAAGTGTTTGTGAAGCTATGTGAAGAAGCTTGTGAATATATGCGGGATACCTAAAGATAGTgaaagtgtgaggagagagtctTTACGTGACTCTCACAATGTGTTGAAATAGGTCACTGAGTATCAGCTATGTGACAGTGGTCTATTGTTCATGCGTGCTCCAGTGTGTTCTGGACATCAAGAACAGGAACACATTGGTGCTTTGTCAAACATAAATAaagttacatttatgcatttagcagacgcttttatccaaagcgacttccaagagagagttttacaaaagtgcatgggtacctgatcataacaacgagatagtcccaaacattgcgggtagccaaacatgaagcatacattgtgaaaaccaagtcccaaagggaaaacaataagagcatgtagttagacaagttacaattaaacagcaataacctcaaaagtgcaagagtgtgcaAGTTAGATGTTCATACACTTAGAAACATAAATGTGATAGAAGAACAAATATTGAAAACAGCCCATTGACCGTTTACACAGACACTGTGCATGAGGAAATATTCAGATCTAAAAGACCTTGTTCTTCAGTAACTCAGTAGACTCTGAAACCCTACCAACCAGCAAGTCACAAAGAGGACAGTCAGTCAGTGGTTGAGGAATGACAGGCATTTTGGAAAGGGTGGGGTTAAGGAAGTGACCAACCCTAACGCCATTCTAGAATCCTCTAGAATGTTCTAGTTTGGGTGTAGTTGTTTTATTTGGTTTTGGTCCTCTAGGTAACAAAGTCATCTACAATTAAATTGTCAGGCTAGTGTGGTCATAACTTTGTTTGTCTTACAGGTATCCATCCTGAAAGTTTACTACTTTGACCAAGACCCTTTACTACTTTGACCAAGTCCTCAAAATCAGTGAAAGACAAACTTTTGTGACAGGCACCCTGTATTTTGTTTCCCCAAGGGTCTGTGTTCCTTGCTGAATGTCTGCATACAATTTTAACCGTGACCTTTAACCTCTGTTTAGGACACAAGCCAACAACTTGGCCTTGCTGGTGGCGCGGATGCAGAAGAATGCCGACCAGGTGGAAAAAGATGTACTCAAGGCCGAGGAGCTTCTTGCTATAGTGAGAAAAaagaacacacgtacacaatttcacacacgcacacacacaaccttttcCCATCTCACCTGTCTCCCTTCAAACCACCAGGACGCCGAGAATGAGAAGAAGGAGCTCGACTTTCAGCACCAGAAGGAGGTCTCAATCAAACTGGGAGAGGCGGAGGCCCTGCTGCAAAGCCTCTTCCTCGACGTGGACAAGGCCAAGAAATACAAACACCCACAAGGCAGCGAGATCGAGAGCGAGTGAGTGATGCGTCACACTGACGGAATGCTGCCATCTAAACTGCCACCTGCGACTCTTTGAGTTCCTCAACCACTTTGAAACGgaagtgtgaatgaactgaACGTTCCGAATGAACTGTGTTCCAGAGCTTTGAGCTAGTTTCCCTCATTGGCTTCATTCGCACAATGCTTTAttgtataaacaacaacaaaaagaacaCAACATGTTATGTTAACAAAGCACATGTTCCTGGTGTTGCAGTGTGAGCCACCTCCATGAACGGTGGCTGAAGGACTGTACCTTCTACCGGGACGTGTACGAGCCCGTCAATGACGTAGAGCTGATGCCTAGGATCGACTGGGCTCCGGTTCTCAACCAGAAACAGGTGAGACCAGAAGCCCTGCTTCCCTGAGCCCTCTGTGTTGTCACTACACCAAACATGGGACACATCAAACGTTTGACCTCGACACGCCCAATAGTGCTATCTCTCACCTCACTTGACTGGTACACTTCTGTTCGCTGACGTCAAGTGCTGTAGCTCTTCCTTATCGTTGCAAAAAACACAAACCCGTCCTCTTCACCTGAACGCCTCCCATCGCCGGGAACCTCTGTGGTCCGTCCCGCGCTAACAgcgtccgtgtgtgtttgtttgtcagagGGAGGTGAACTCGGAGGAGTACGGGCCCACCATGACAGACTTGAAGAAGCAGATCGCCTCTCACAACATCCTCCACAGGGAGATTGAGGCCTACAGCTCCCAGCTGAGCGCCAACTCCACCAGCACCAAGGTAACCTGTCAGCCTTAAGAGAAATGGATCGTTTACTTGTGTCAAATTCATGGTGGTGCCACTGCTGGTGAAGGTAGCCTTTCATAAAAAATCTGTAGCACTGGTTAAGTTATTTAGAATATTCACAAACCGTTTCTGTTTCCAGTGGTACTGGTCTTTTCATGTGAAATAAATCATGTATATCAAAGGCTAAATGTTTCTCTTTTCCAGGAGGAGTTTGTTGCCATTAAGAAACAATACACAAACCTTTTGGTAGGTTCTGATACGGCTTAAAGTAATTTTACTTTCCTTTTTAAACAGTATCGTTttcaaagctgttgactgaggTACAACCCTAACCTTTTGTTTTGAACTACTGCTTGCAGGACAACTCAAAATGGCGCAGCCACTACCTGAACAGCCTGTACGACTACATGCAGGGCTGCACCAGGGAACTGGCCTACCTGGAGGAAGAACAGGACAAGATCATGAAACAGGACTGGAGTGACCGAATGATTGACCCCCCGGACGTACGCAGGCAGTAtgaggtgaggggtcaggggtcattgcAAGTGTAAAGTTGACGGGTCGGTCTAAAAGAAATATCAGGTAAAAAAGGGCAGTGATATTACTTGACAAACTCCTCTAAACACTTGTGGTGCTGCTGTACAGGGTAGACAACATGTACATACCCTAACTGACAGATCATTCGATTGGTACCTTTAGCTTATATATTTGTAATTCATTTCAATCAGAACTTCAAGAACAACAGCCTTCTGGCCCATGAGACTGAAGTGAACAGACTCCAGGATGACGGAGATCGCCTCGTTGAACTGAAGCACCCTGCCAGCGCCACCATTCAGGTATTGAACTCAATAAACCTTTTTTGGAAGGCCTCAAACCGACCTTCCATTCCATCACCTAAGTCCTCCTTAGAGTGTGTCCTCCACGGAGAACGTTGATGTGACTCCGATGGGTTGATATCCCTCTGAAGGCTCAGCGGGACGATTTGAGGAACGAGTGGCAGAAGTTCCTCAACCTGTGCATCTGCCAGGAGACTCACCTTGACAACGTGGAGGATTTCAAAAAGGTAAACAAGACGTCTGTCGCCTTCCCCGACCTTGATATCACTGACGGGGTGTTGTCATGGGGTAGATGTCCTCTAACGCTtgcttcctcctgtcctcctgcagTATCAGCTGGACACCGAGACCCTCTCCGAATCCCTGACCAAACTCAACGCCACCCTGGACCCCAAGACAGTCAGCAAAAATAGCAACTCTCAGATCCTGCTACAACTCGAGGTAATTCGATGGGGAATCGTAAAGCCCGTGGATTTGTAAAGCACCACCACAGAAATCCTTCCCTGGGAATTCATTAAGAGAACGTTTGGTTGTAAATCGAAGCCTTtgttaacctttttttttttttggtcctcTTGTCTTTTGTCCctcaggcagaggagaggtcaGTCCAGCGTGCAGAGCTGCTGCTGGCCGACCTGAGGAAGAGAAGCACCACCATCGCCCCCCTCAAGCTGCGCCGGGCTGCCCCCAGCAAGACCGTCACTGTAGAGTCCCTATGTGACTGGAACACGGACAAGGTGGACCATTATGACCTTTCACCTTTGACCTGAATTCCTACAACAAGTTTACTTGAAGCAGCCACGTCAGAGTTTATTGACCTGTATAGATGATTTCTCGGGGCATAATTTGCTATATTTTCGGTGAAAACAAAGCAGTGTAGAGACATTCTGCTATCAGAATAGCAGAATGTCAGGTGACCACTTGACCTGTGCTGTAGCCGTACTCTACACGATGGTGTTTCTGCATCTCTGTCATATGCGTTCTGTTTGGTTACTtgattgatattctgtgttttgACCCTTGTGTTCTCATAGGCCGAAACTGCTCGTGGGGACAGGTTCACCCTGAAAACCAATACAGACAAGAACTGGGAAGTGGCGACCACCAGCGGGGCAACTAAAAACCTTCCAGGAGTCTGCTTCCTGATCCCACCACCAGACACAGACGCCATCAACCAAGTAGACCTGTGAGGGAATCCAAGATTTGAAGAACAGCTGCAGGATGTCACTCGCATCACTATGTGTGGGTCTACCGGTGTCATATTGcttacagttgtgtgtgtgtgtgtgtgtgtgtgtgtgtgtactcaggcTTGGTGGCGAACTAGCGGACATTAAGAAAAAGAGAGCTTCTCTGCAGGCTTCACTGAAGAACCAAAACACAGAGTTATCCAGGCCCCAGCAAGCAGGTGAATATCCATCACTCATCGACACTACAAACCAACTGTTTCTCTTTCCTTTGACAACTTACTTTAATCTCCAGGCTTTACTGTATCTAAGGTTCACTTGACCACTGATGCCAATATGTATTTCCATATCACATAGTCCCATGTTCCACGACTGCGTTTACCACACTGCCTGACATTGTCATCCACCCCCTTGCAGTCCAAGTATCCTCTGCCCCCCCGAACCCCAAGGCTGTGGCCCTGGACAGCAAGCTGGACAAGCTGGATGGAGATCTGGCCCAGGCGGAGCAGGACATCCTCAGCCGCCTCAGGGCCCCGCTGGACCGCAACGACCCAGCTGCGGACATGGCCAACAGGCTGAAGGAACAGGAGGTGAGTGGGGGAcatggaaagagacagagataaagagagagagagagagagagagagagagagagagaagagggagggagaaaatgagtgatagaaagagagaggagtgagaaagcgagagagagagacagagacagagagacagagagacagagagagagagagaaactctgACATCGCTACTTCAAATGCTTCCCCGATGATCTAGAACAGAACAAGTGTTTAACACATCAGAATTTGGACGTGTCACCTACTGAGCGAACCACCTCACCTGTCTTTTAGAAATCATCCGCTGCCCTGAAGGCTCTGGAGCAGCAGAAGATGGCAGCCCAGGCTGAGATGGAGCCTCTGCTCTCCAAGGAGTCAGCCGGGTCCACCTCCTCCGCCCTGCCACTCAAACTGAACGctgccaagaacaagcaggatgGCATCGCTGCTCTCAATGACCTCTACACCAAGAAGTAAGCACGTGTTGCCTCCACGCATAGCAAAagattacacgcacacacggtcACAAGTGCAAGTATTTCTTTGGTTGGGTCCAGTAGTTGGAATGTCAACTAACATTAGCACAGCTCCGAGGATGATTCGAGCCTTCTCTTTACTCTAGGGCAAAAGCATCTCTAAACTTAATGGGTCAGATCAAGAAAGTGGATGGCGTTGTGTCCGACTTGGAGAAGAACCTGAGTGCAGACGGTGCCATCCCTGATGCCCCTGACGCCATCCAGGCCCGCACCCTGGAGGTCCAGGTCAGCAACACAAAATCGCTCAACACAATTCTGTGTGTCAAAAATGGATGAAAGAATAACCACGACCACCTCAATGCGATTCGACTGAAGAGAGATGACACAGTTTCTTTACTCGAATCCAAGCCAGACTTCcctaatatatttacatttagtcatttagcagacgctcttatccagagcgacttacagtaagtgcagggacattcccccagaggcaagtagggtgaagtgccttgcccaaggacacaacgtaattttgcacggccaggaattgactgattaatagcccgattccataaccactcagccatctgactccccatataCCCACTGTGCCCCCTTTAGAGTCTACGTAAGAAGGCGGCAGGTTCTCAGGATGAGATGAAGAAGCTGGGACAGGACCTGGAGGCCACAGAGCAGTTGTGTAGTTCCCTCCAGCAGGGCTACCAAGAGTACTGCCCGGACATCCGCCAACAGGGAGCCCAGGTGAAACAGCTGCAGAACCGCTACGCTAACGTCAACAACCAGCTAAAGGAGAGGTGAGACGGCTGACATCGCACGCGTGACATCCTATTCACATTTATGTCAAACAGGCATGATTTCGTTTTTCGCAAAAATGACATGAGAGTATGTCCTCGCGATTTTGTTATTCATGTATTCTCTGTTGCATTTTCTTAGAGAGAACCTCTTGCAAGAGGCTGCGACTAAGAATCAGGAATTCCAGAGTGCAAACAAATCCCTGAGTTCCTTCCTGAACAGTCTGCCCAACAACAAGATCAGTCCGAGTGATGACCTATCACAGATCAACTCCAAGCAGAGCTCAGAGGAGGTGTGTTCAGTGAGGCTACATTTTGAAGTGGTTTATTATGTCGGGATTGTTTGAAATCACTAACCTGTTCCTTTATTGCAGAGGGTGATGGAAGACCTGACGAGGAAGGGAGATGACGTACACAGAGTGGTTGATCTGTCCCAGGACTTGCAGGATGTGCTTAATGTAAGCATTGTAGTTCGTactgtgtttgtactgtagAGTGCGAAGGATGCTGCTGTTCATTTACCACAATGTATATCTTAGTCATTTTTTTCAGATATACATGTATGTTAATAATAAGACTATTTTGCAGGAATATGAGGTTAATGCTGGTAAATACAACAGCACTCTCGCTGATAAGAGCACGAAAAACGCAGAGAAGCTTCCCTCCCCTACCCTTGCGGAAAGTGTGCAGAAACAGGTAACACAACGAAGCTAGGACTGAATCACTGGATTAACAAAAGTGAAATATCAGTAAAACGTCGAGATCTGAGGGGTTTGACTGTTCCTATTTCTATCTTACAGGAAAAAGCTTTAGTCAATTGCTACGCTGAAACAGCTGCTGAACGCAAACAACGCCTCAACCAAATGGCCCTCGCTAAGAACATGATTGTTCAGGTAAATTAAGCTCCACAATTTTACTTTAAATCCCATAAATTATGAATGAATCAAAAGTTATAAGACTCGTCCTACATTATACTCATTAATTTTTTGCAGAATGAAGAGACGGTCCAACAGGTAGCCCAGCAACAGGTGCATCTTGAAAGGCAACAAAAAAGCGTGGAGGAAATAGATACCCTGAACAAAGAGCTGGCTGAGGAACTGGATAGGTGCACTCATGCTGAGAACGACCTGAAAACCTTCAAGAGCAGAATGGTCTCTTTGAAGAGTCGTAGAGGGGTGGAGCGGATTGAGGAGAAGGAAGTTCTGCAATACTACCGTGACCCTAAATTAGAGGCCGAACTACTGGACATGCAGAACGAAATACACAAAGAGGCTCTGAAGCGCAGCAGTACTCAGGGTGAGGTTGAAGTGATCAACAAGAAAATCCTCACCCAAGGGGATTCCCTCAAAAATGCAGTGCCCAGATTGGTGACGAGAGAGGTGACCGAATTTGAGAGAGATCCTCAGTTGGATGTAGAGGCGGCCAAGTTGAAAGATGAAATATCCAAGATGAAGGATGAAGATAATGTGGTGCGTGAGGAAACCATTCAGATGAAGACAGAAGTCACTGTTCTTCAGGCAAAGAGGCCAACCATCAAGGAAAGAATTGTGAGAAAAGAGGTTGTGAAAGTGGAAAAGGATCCAGAGATGGTCAAAGCAGTGCAAACATTTTCTGTGGAAATCTCAGAAGAGGACAAAAAGATCAAGACGATCAATGACGAGATCTTCCAGACACGAAGCCAGATCAATGCACTGGAGAGAATCATTCCTACCATAGAGCCTAAGGTTGTGACCCGGGAGATAAAGAAGATTGAGCAAGACCCAGAGCTCATCAAGGAATCAAAGAAAGTACGTACGGAAATCGAGGAGGAAAAGGTTCAGAACAGCAGTCTCGCCAACGAGCTGAAATCACTCCAAAGTCGATACGCAGAGGTGCAGAATTTGAAACCCAAAGTGGAGGTCAAAGAAATCGTCAACGAGATCTACAGGATCGACCCGACCACAGAGGCCGAAATAACCCGCCTGAAGAAGAAACTGCTGGACGCCAGCAAACTGCGTTCCAACCTGGAGAAGGAGATCACTGTCGTCACAACTGATCGGAACACCCTACGTTCCCAGAAGCCCAAGGTCGAACTGAAGCAGGTCCTCAAGGAAGtggtgaaagaggagagaagccctGAGAACATCCGAGAGATCCAGAGGCTCAACGACCAGTTGAACACTCTGCACCACACTTACAACACTGTTTTGGATGAGCTGAGCCTTGCCAGAAAGGAAAGGGACCAGTGGAAGGCAGAGAAGTCAAAGGTGGAGACAAAGCTTGTGGCCAGAGAGGTCATCAAGTACGAGGACGACCCACTTTTGGAGAAAGAAGCTGACCGCCTCAGAAAGGAGGTTCGCGAAGAGACCCAACTGCGTCGCACCACAGAGGAGATGGTGTTCGACCTGCAGAACAAGTACCTTCTACTGGAGAGACAGAAGCCCGAGGAGAAAGTGGTAGTCCAGGAAGTGATGCGCCTACAGAAAGACCCCCGACAGAGGGTAGAGCATGACAAGCTTGGGACGACCCTGGACGAGGCAGTGAAATCTCGGCGGAAGGTAGAACTCGAAGTGCAGCAACTGAAAACCTtgctggaggagaaagagaggctctTGAGAGAGAGCGACGAACGTCAGAAGAAGATTCAAGTGGAGTCGGAGCTGAAAGCGATCAAAGTGCGCATCAACGAGCTGGAGAACGCCCCGCCCCCTGTCGAGGAGAGCATCGTCATAGAGGAGGTGTTAAAGGTGGAGAGAGACCCCAAGCTGGAGAGAATGACCAACGGTCTTCGCTCGGACATGGATAAGGAAACCAACGACATCCTCCGTTATCAGAGAGACATCCGGAACCTCAACGTCAGGCTCGAACTTCTCCAGAGAGAGAAGGCCGGCGAGAGGACGGTGTATAAAGAGGTGGTCCGGGTCGAGAAGGACCAGGCTGTGGAGGCCGAGAGAGACCGTTTGAGAGATCAGGTCAACCAGGAGAAGTACGCCAGGAAAGATCTGGAAGAGCAAATCCGACGTCTCTCCGACAAACTAAACATCCTGCAGAGCACCAAGTCGAGTAGTTCACGAGAGGAGACCACTCTCGTTCTGCAGAGGGATGCCTtgcagagggagaaggacgACATCAGCCGGGAGTTGAAGAAACTGGAGTCCGAGAGGCAGGACGTCAGCATTTCGTTCCAGCAGCAAACCAAAATGATGAGCGAGAGAAGCCAGGTGAACAGGCAGAAAAGCCTCAAGATGGAGTCCGACATGCACCGTCTGGAGAGAGAAATCCTAGATGAAAAAGACCAGATCCACTCGAGAAACATCACCATCAAAGAGCTTCAGACTGTCCTGGATAAGGAGGACAAAGCTGATACTCGGACAAGGGAGACAAACGTTTCAACGAAAATCACCATCTTGGATCCTGAGACAGGCAAGGATATGTCACCTTACGATGCTTACCTGCAGGGGCTGATTGACCGGACCCAGTACATCCACCTGCAAGAACTAGAATGTGATTGGGAAGAAATTACTTCCAAGGGACGTGATGGGGAAACCTCTGTGCTGCAGGACCGCAAGAGCGGCAAACAGTACTCCATCAAAAATGCCCTGAGGGATGGAAAGCTAACCCAAAGTGATCTGCAAAAATACAAAGATGGGAAAATGCCTATTTCAGAGTTTGCCCTGCTTGTGGCAGGCGAGAAAGAAAAACAGCCCCAATTCAACTCCATCACCCCAAAGGCCACATCCGCTCTGAACTCTGCTTCGCCCAAAAAGCCCTCCGCCGCCCAGGAAATCTATCCTATTGCTGGAATCATGGATACAAACACCAGCACCTGTTACACAATACGCAGTGCTGCGATGCGCCGGCTGATCGACTCCACCACTGCCCAGCGCCTGCTAGAAGCGCAGGCTGCCACAGGTGGCATCATTGATATCACCAACAATGAAAGATTCTCTGTCCACAAGGCTTCAGAAAGGGGCCTCATTGAGAGCAGTCAACTCCAAAGGCTTCTCAATGCCCAGAAGGCCTTCACTGGAATAGAAGACCCAATAACCAGGGAGTGTTTGTCAGTGGGAGAGGCTGTCCAGAAAGGCTGGATGCCCAAGGAGACCGCCATGCGTTACATGGAGGCCCAACACCTGACCGGAGGGCTGGTGGTGCCCAACACTGGACGAGTGGATATAGTGGAAGCAATCGGAGCCAAAATGATCGACAGCTCCATGATGAGAGAGCTACAGGCTGacaccaactacgccaaagagATTGTGGATCCGCTCACACACGAGAAGATCAGCTATAAGCAAGCCATGGCTCGTTGTAAGACAGACCCCCAGTCAGGCCTTTCTATGCTACCAGCTTCTTCCAAAGAGTCTGGCTACCCTTCCTATACTCCTCATCGATACTCTTATGGCAATTAGTAGATCTGTTTACAGCGTTTGGAGGGTACTCTTGTCTTTTGGGTGATTCATGTGAAGCTGGATTCTAAATGTATAAACGTTGTAATGATTATGATTGACTGTAAGTGTGACGATGTACATTTCTGTCTCAGGAAAATGTCTGCCAAATAGAGCAAAGCTCACTGTACACCGAGATGATTCGCTGCTGAGTTGCTTTTGTTTACTAAACTTGTATGAGGTGGGCAGATATATTTTTGaactaatttaaaaaaaacttagaCATAATGATCACGTAGGTTACTTCTCTTATCCTTGATATTGTGGATATTGGGCCATGGTGCAATGCTATTAACCTTATTAACCTAATTTGTTTGTCTGTATCTAAATATACTCTAGGGCTTTCCCACTATGTTCAACTCGAGCCTTGTTTGACACTGTAtcaataatatatattaaaggttaaataaaatcaCATTGTGTGTGGGTTTTCCATGTATAATGTGGTACATAATAATACTAGGGAAAAACCACATATACATCTTAGACTAAAATGCCACATGACAAGGAAAATTGTTATTCCTGAGAACGTGAAATTCATATCACTTATCACTCCTCTATGATCTATGACAGTAAAGCGATCCTTCATGACCCACTTTGTGTTCCAGTTCCAACATTCAGTAAATGCACTGTGAATGGttcaggaggaagagagtgtggTTCCTGAACTGATATCGAATGACAAACACTGTTATGGTCCTGCCGTTCATCTGAACAATGTGCTTGTATTTTGAGGTCTTTATAAAACACACTGATATTCAAGTCATATTGTTTATTATTCATGATAGGAGATCAACATAATTACTTTAACTTGTCATGCCTCTTAACATCACCACTCAGTATGTTCACTGCATAGCTCTTTGATGGATGTTATTAAAAACATGTAACAGTCATTTTGTAAATGTTATCGTATAATACAAGGATAACACTTGATGTCAGAAAATAAACGATCCATCCATCAGTTTTAAGTAACAGAGAGAGCCAAGTCATTAGATGGTGAAGCCACCAAGATGTACAGTCTGTTTTCATCTCCGTGGATGAGGCTCAGATCAGGGTGGAGCATTTGTGTGAGCATTAGATTCATTGTCCCTTCTTTCAGTGAAGTAGGTCCTCTGTACGTCGATGGCCCTCTGTAGAAGGGCAAGGTTCACCCCGTCAACACAGTTCAGAACACGGGCTCGGACCATAACGACACCATCTGTTGTGTTGATCGAGAAAGATAATAAGCTAAATATGTTGAATAAACATTCACAGTCATACACGTTTTCCAAAGTTGTGTCCATTGATAGATTTAGTAACAGTAAGGGCTTATCTTTACCCTCTGCATTTTCTATCTCTCCGAGAACTATGTACTGAGCTCCAATTATGGAGTCGAAGGGCTCCACAAATGTAGTTTGGACAACAAGATGGTGCTGTTTTGAGCCATGCTGAGCCGATAGCGTTGCCTTTGATTCTTCTGGTTGGTAACATACCAACCTGGAAAATAAAAACGATGTAGTGAATGATGACAGGGCGCAATCAAATGAAATAGCCTGCCATGGACGCACTCAGAAGATCTCATCTCACCTGCCAAATGTTCGTACTgagtctccctctttcactacACCAGACTGGATCTCCCAAGGAAAACGAAAGATTGCAGCAGCAGGCAGCATCTCTCGCCCGAGGACGGTCAAAAGTGGCAAGCGAGTGCTGGATTATTTTTGTTCCTTCACTTTACAGGAACTTAAATGATGGCGGCAGTAGCGTCAATACTATATCATGTGATTTTTGAACCCGCCCTCTTGGCCAGCAAGGAAGTGGGTACAGTTTTGTCATCATAAGTACAGCCAGGCCTAAGCTAGCGTTAGTTGCGACGTTGTAGGATACACTTATGTACGCGTAGATCATTGACTGCATGATACGTTCACCTTCGGCAGTGTTAGCCTAATCA harbors:
- the evpla gene encoding envoplakin a; the protein is MFKKKDSDTLKVSGKISKTQANNLALLVARMQKNADQVEKDVLKAEELLAIDAENEKKELDFQHQKEVSIKLGEAEALLQSLFLDVDKAKKYKHPQGSEIESDVSHLHERWLKDCTFYRDVYEPVNDVELMPRIDWAPVLNQKQREVNSEEYGPTMTDLKKQIASHNILHREIEAYSSQLSANSTSTKEEFVAIKKQYTNLLDNSKWRSHYLNSLYDYMQGCTRELAYLEEEQDKIMKQDWSDRMIDPPDVRRQYENFKNNSLLAHETEVNRLQDDGDRLVELKHPASATIQAQRDDLRNEWQKFLNLCICQETHLDNVEDFKKYQLDTETLSESLTKLNATLDPKTVSKNSNSQILLQLEAEERSVQRAELLLADLRKRSTTIAPLKLRRAAPSKTVTVESLCDWNTDKAETARGDRFTLKTNTDKNWEVATTSGATKNLPGVCFLIPPPDTDAINQVDLLGGELADIKKKRASLQASLKNQNTELSRPQQAVQVSSAPPNPKAVALDSKLDKLDGDLAQAEQDILSRLRAPLDRNDPAADMANRLKEQEKSSAALKALEQQKMAAQAEMEPLLSKESAGSTSSALPLKLNAAKNKQDGIAALNDLYTKKAKASLNLMGQIKKVDGVVSDLEKNLSADGAIPDAPDAIQARTLEVQSLRKKAAGSQDEMKKLGQDLEATEQLCSSLQQGYQEYCPDIRQQGAQVKQLQNRYANVNNQLKERENLLQEAATKNQEFQSANKSLSSFLNSLPNNKISPSDDLSQINSKQSSEERVMEDLTRKGDDVHRVVDLSQDLQDVLNEYEVNAGKYNSTLADKSTKNAEKLPSPTLAESVQKQEKALVNCYAETAAERKQRLNQMALAKNMIVQNEETVQQVAQQQVHLERQQKSVEEIDTLNKELAEELDRCTHAENDLKTFKSRMVSLKSRRGVERIEEKEVLQYYRDPKLEAELLDMQNEIHKEALKRSSTQGEVEVINKKILTQGDSLKNAVPRLVTREVTEFERDPQLDVEAAKLKDEISKMKDEDNVVREETIQMKTEVTVLQAKRPTIKERIVRKEVVKVEKDPEMVKAVQTFSVEISEEDKKIKTINDEIFQTRSQINALERIIPTIEPKVVTREIKKIEQDPELIKESKKVRTEIEEEKVQNSSLANELKSLQSRYAEVQNLKPKVEVKEIVNEIYRIDPTTEAEITRLKKKLLDASKLRSNLEKEITVVTTDRNTLRSQKPKVELKQVLKEVVKEERSPENIREIQRLNDQLNTLHHTYNTVLDELSLARKERDQWKAEKSKVETKLVAREVIKYEDDPLLEKEADRLRKEVREETQLRRTTEEMVFDLQNKYLLLERQKPEEKVVVQEVMRLQKDPRQRVEHDKLGTTLDEAVKSRRKVELEVQQLKTLLEEKERLLRESDERQKKIQVESELKAIKVRINELENAPPPVEESIVIEEVLKVERDPKLERMTNGLRSDMDKETNDILRYQRDIRNLNVRLELLQREKAGERTVYKEVVRVEKDQAVEAERDRLRDQVNQEKYARKDLEEQIRRLSDKLNILQSTKSSSSREETTLVLQRDALQREKDDISRELKKLESERQDVSISFQQQTKMMSERSQVNRQKSLKMESDMHRLEREILDEKDQIHSRNITIKELQTVLDKEDKADTRTRETNVSTKITILDPETGKDMSPYDAYLQGLIDRTQYIHLQELECDWEEITSKGRDGETSVLQDRKSGKQYSIKNALRDGKLTQSDLQKYKDGKMPISEFALLVAGEKEKQPQFNSITPKATSALNSASPKKPSAAQEIYPIAGIMDTNTSTCYTIRSAAMRRLIDSTTAQRLLEAQAATGGIIDITNNERFSVHKASERGLIESSQLQRLLNAQKAFTGIEDPITRECLSVGEAVQKGWMPKETAMRYMEAQHLTGGLVVPNTGRVDIVEAIGAKMIDSSMMRELQADTNYAKEIVDPLTHEKISYKQAMARCKTDPQSGLSMLPASSKESGYPSYTPHRYSYGN
- the ten1 gene encoding CST complex subunit TEN1, translated to MLPAAAIFRFPWEIQSGVVKEGDSVRTFGRLVCYQPEESKATLSAQHGSKQHHLVVQTTFVEPFDSIIGAQYIVLGEIENAEDGVVMVRARVLNCVDGVNLALLQRAIDVQRTYFTERRDNESNAHTNAPP